The Drosophila innubila isolate TH190305 chromosome 3R unlocalized genomic scaffold, UK_Dinn_1.0 2_E_3R, whole genome shotgun sequence genome has a segment encoding these proteins:
- the LOC117789543 gene encoding uncharacterized protein LOC117789543, with the protein MRQLLSLLSLLLPLGTVGQSLLAIPELVQQLQRQQSFDYLLILGDTLETWTKLLSELPVSIILLKNEPNVSYNLNKYHSSHLMSIIFIEEPAEKLLTFLALNLRMWNSPPLLLILRKQMRVEEIFEWCWQQKQLLNVLAIYEDFEETGLLFSYTPFPILQFEERRIDNKTNPILINRLQNLRGYRLPIMIGGSTPRLIVYRQKNGELVYAGYVGHLRRCFELKYNCRLIQSIYLNESFLVPALQLDGEVQRGSVPFAMAATYTEPPINRYTYPFELVNWCLMLPVPGHVPPSEIYSRVMDLSTFLITVGALMLISALLSISLWRHGYRVQSHEFLMHNNCLRGALGQSFNEVLNAPILVRGIYLEICILGFLLTAWYNSYFSAYITSAPRVKPFSSLDHILKSNFKIVIWTPEFEMLMKYKPDMHRFKSIFKIVPDFEQYLEMRDSFNTQFGYMMPLDKWMIIHQRQKLFRSPLFKFRDDLCIDNGLPLAFPIAINSVFREPLDRLIGEVTATGLMTHWRDMAFSEMITAGKLTLADLGQTNEFRAMQLIDLNYILIAAASMMILAFIVFLIEQLLHWRKELKRHLSLG; encoded by the exons ATGAGGCAGTTGCTCAGTTTGCTCagcttgttgttgccactcgGCACCGTTGGTCAAAGTCTATTGGCCATTCCAGAGTTAGTGCAGCAGTTGCAAAGACAGCAAAGTTTTGACTATCTATTGATTCTGGGCGACACTTTAGAAACTTGGACTAAGTTGTTATCGGAGCTGCCTGTGTCCATTATTCTGCTTAAAAACGAACCCAATGTCAGctacaatttaaacaaatatcatTCGAGCCACTTGATGAGCATTATCTTCATCGAGGAACCAGCTGAAAAATTGCTGACTTTTCTGGCTTTGAACTTAAGAATGTGGAATTCGCCACCCTTGTTATTGATATTGAGAAAACAGATGCGAGTGGAGGAGATTTTTGAATGGTGTTGGCAACAGAAACAATTGCTCAATGTGCTGGCCATCTATGAAGACTTTGAG gaaACTGGACTACTCTTTAGTTATACACCCTTTCCGATACTGCAATTCGAGGAACGACGCATTGATAACAAAACGAATCCGATTCTTATAAATCGTCTGCAGAATCTTCGCGGTTATCGATTGCCGATAATGATTGGCGGCTCTACACCTCGACTGATAGTTTATCGGCAAAAGAATGGAGAACTGGTTTATGCCGGTTACGTGGGTCACTTGAGACGTTGTTTCGAGTTGAAGTACAACTGTCGATTGATACAGTCAATATACCTAAACGAATCCTTTCTGGTGCCGGCTCTACAACTTGATGGCGAGGTGCAAAGAGGTAGTGTTCCCTTCGCCATGGCAGCCACGTATACGGAGCCACCGATCAATCGATATACTTATCCCTTTGAGCTGGTCAATTGGTGTTTAATGCTGCCTGTGCCTGGCCATGTGCCACCCAGTGAGATCTACAGTCGCGTCATGGATCTGTCCACATTCCTGATCACAGTCGGAGCATTAATGCTGATCTCAGCGTTGCTCTCGATCAGTTTGTGGCGTCATGGTTATCGGGTACAGTCCCATGAGTTTCTGATGCACAACAATTGCCTGAGAGGAGCATTGGGACAGTCCTTCAATGAGGTTTTGAATGCTCCTATTCTGGTGCGTGGCATTTATCTGGAGATTTGTATTTTGGGTTTTCTGCTCACCGCCTGGTACAACTCCTATTTCTCTGCCTATATCACAAGCGCTCCTCGAGTGAAACCCTTTTCCAGCTTGGATCACATATTAAAGTCCAACTTTAAGATTGTGATTTGGACTCCAGAGTTTGAGATGCTCATGAAGTACAAACCCGATATGCATAGGTTCAAATCCATCTTTAAAATCGTGCCAGACTTTGAACAATATCTCGAGATGCGCGATTCATTTAACACTCAATTTGGTTATATGATGCCGCTGGACAAGTGGATGATTATTCATCAGAGGCAGAAGCTCTTCAGATCACCACTGTTTAAATTTCGCGATGATCTATGCATTGACAATGGTCTACCACTTGCTTTTCCCATTGCGATCAACTCCGTCTTTCGCGAGCCTCTCGATCGCTTGATCGGAGAGGTGACTGCAACCGGACTAATGACTCACTGGCGTGACATGGCCTTTAGCGAAATGATAACTGCCGGCAAACTGACTCTGGCCGATCTTGGCCAGACAAACGAGTTCCGTGCCATGCAGCTAATTGACCTGAACTACATTTTAATTGCCGCCGCATCGATGATGATTCTCGCTTTCATCGTATTCCTGATCGAGCAATTACTGCACTGGAGAAAGGAACTTAAGCGCCATCTATCGTTGGGCTAA
- the LOC117791274 gene encoding kunitz-type serine protease inhibitor, protein MKLLLCLFCMFFAFFLAKPSQEEERCMYMANPGPCNAQIKMFAYDPFESECKEFFYGGCGGNPNRFETENECRTACNVKDFSEE, encoded by the exons ATGAAATTATTACTCTGCCTGTTTTGCAtgttttttgcctttttcctGGCGAAACCAAGTCAAGAAGAAG AGAGATGCATGTATATGGCCAATCCCGGCCCCTGCAATGCCCAGATCAAAATGTTTGCCTATGATCCCTTCGAGAGTGAGTGCAAAGAATTCTTTTATGGCGGCTGCGGTGGAAATCCAAATCGCTTTGAAACTGAAAATGAGTGTCGTACCGCTTGTAATGTGAAGGACTTTTCAGAGGAATAG
- the LOC117791506 gene encoding allergen Tab y 5.0101-like has protein sequence MAPHKEHILSLLNNYRNRVALGYTRTLFPAARMARMAWSKELENFAIMYITKCAPETRPCMSSPQFTNIGSVLDGLSFTGVYKPSIVPGLTEELLKGWFEDTRFVTRNMLLHLTPDFKRKSVSRTVLLMTDRNSHVGCSGLTFVSDSVKHFRLVCTFATDNMNDLPIYKGSTNPGSQCHRRDTIYKNLCAPGESYNNSHEYVEGELLQLSDDIFSIY, from the exons ATGGCGCCCCACAAGGAACATATTCTGAGTCTGCTTAACAATTATCGCAACAGGGTGGCTTTGGGCTATACAAGGACCCTGTTTCCGGCGGCAAGAATGGCACGGATGGCCTGGTCCAAGGAGCTCGAGAACTTTGCCATCATGTACATTACGAAGTGTGCACCGGAAACACGTCCCTGCATGTCCTCACCACAATTTACCAACATTGGCAGTGTGTTGGATGGTCTGTCATTTACGGGAGTCTACAAGCCTTCGATTGTACCCGGACTCACCGAGGAACTGCTAAAGGGCTGGTTCGAGGATACTCGATTTGTGACCAGGAACATGCTCCTGCATCTTACACCTGATTTTAAAAGAAA ATCTGTGAGTCGTACTGTGCTCCTGATGACAGATCGGAATTCCCATGTGGGCTGCAGTGGTTTGACCTTTGTCAGTGACTCTGTTAAGCATTTCCGTCTTGTCTGCACCTTTGCCACCGATAATATGAATGATTTACCTATATACAAAGGCTCCACGAATCCTGGCAGTCAATGCCATCGTCGCGATACAATCTATAAGAATCTCTGTGCTCCCGGCGAGagctacaacaacagtcaTGAGTACGTGGAAGGGGAGCTGCTTCAGTTATCAGACGATATCTTTAGCATTTATTAA